The window ATTGATTGTGCTCTCCAACCACATCAATAACCGATTGACGTGGTTTGGGCCACGCGATGCGCTGCACGTCGATTTTCGACAGCAGTGCAGGAAAGGACGCAAGCACACCTTCAAGCAGGGCGCAGTGCCAGCAATAGAAACGCTGGCCCGGGTAAGCCGGGTCCACAAAGTCCGGCCGCAGCAGGAAAAGACGATCGCGAACCATGGCGGTGGTTGCGATCTCAGTCACTTCGCCTCCGCCTGCTTCTTCAGCGCATAAAGCGCATCCAACGCGTCGCGCGGCGACATTTCGTCGGGGTGCAGCGCGTTGACCGCCTCGATCAGAAGATCGCCGGGCCCCTTCGGTGCCGGCTCCGCCGCCGCCCGTGACGGCGTGGCAAACAATGGCAGGTCGTCGGCCAGCGCGCGCGTTGTGGATGTGCGATCCTGAGCCTCGAGTTTCGCCAGCACGGTCTTGGCGCGGGCGATCACTGGCGGCGGCAGGCCCGCAAGCTTTGCCACCTGGATGCCGTAGGAGCGGTCGGCGGCACCCGGCAGCACCTCGTGCAGGAATACCACGTCGCCCTGCCATTCCTTCACCCGCACGGTGGCGTTGAACAGCCGCGGCAGCCGTGCCGAGAGCGCGGTCAGCTCATGATAATGGGTGGCGAACAGCGCGCGGCAGCGGTTGGTCTCGTGCAGATGCTCGATGGTGGCCCAGGCGATCGACAGGCCGTCGAAGGTTGCGGTGCCGCGGCCGATTTCGTCCAAGATCACCAGTGCGCGTTCGCCCGCCTGATTGAGGATCGCGGCCGTTTCCACCATCTCGACCATGAAGGTCGAACGTCCCCGCGCGAGGTCATCGGCGGCGCCGACACGGGAGAACAGCCGGTCGACCACGCCGATGCGCGCGCGTTTGGCCGGCACGAAGCTGCCGATCTGCGCCAGCAGCGCAATCAATGCGTTTTGGCGCAGGAAAGTCGATTTACCGGCCATGTTCGGACCGGTGATCAGCCAGATCTGCCCCGTGGCCTGTCCCGGTGTCGGCGACAGATTGCTGGCATTGGCGATGAACGGCTGCCCGTCGCGCTTCAGCGCCTGCTCCACCACCGGATGGCGGCCGCCTTCGATGGCAAACGCCAATGAGGTGTCGACCTCGGGGCGCGCATAATCCTGATCGATGGCGAGCTTGGCCAATGCAGTGGCGACATCCAGCAGCGCGAACGCATGCGCCGCGGCGCGGAGATCGTCGCCGGCCGCGATCACCTGCGCGCTCAGCCGGTCGAAGATCTCGAGTTCGAGCCCGAGCGCGCGCTCGCCGGCATTGGCGATCTTGGCTTCGACCTCGCCGAGTTCGGTGGTGGTGAAGCGCACCTGGCCCGCAAGCGTCTGGCGATGAATGAAGCGGGCATTGAGCGGCGGCGCCATCAGGCGGTCGCCGTGCTGGGCCGTGACCTCGACGAAATACCCCAGCACATTGTTGTGCCGGATCTTCAGCGCCTTGACGCCGGTTTCCTCGGCATAACGCGCCTGCATGGTGGCGACCACCTGGCGCGATTCGTCACGCAGTGCGCGGGTCTCGTCCAGGGCTGTGTCATATCCGGGTCGAACGAAACCGCCGTCGCGCTTCATCAGCGGCAATTGCTCGTCCAGCGCGTTCGCCAGTTCCTGCGCGAGATCGCGCGATGGTCGCTGCAAGGCTTCGATCGCCGAAGCAATCTCTGGCGGCGGGTTGCTGAGGCGGCTGAAGATCGCCAGCGCCTGGTCGGCGGCGCTGATGCCGTCGCGCAGGCCGGCAAGATCGCGCGGACCGCCGCGGCCGACCGACAGCCGCGCCAGCCCCCGCGACATGTCGGGAGCCGCCTTCAGCGTTGTGCGAATATCATCCCTTGCAGCGCCGTCCGCAACGAACGCGCTGACCGCATCGAGCCGTCGCGTGATGGCAACGACATCCGTCAGCGGTGCGGCGAGGCGCTGCGCCAGCAGCCGCGATCCGGCGGCGGTGACGGTCGCGTCGATCGCATCGAGCAGCGAGCCGCGCCGTTCGCCGGCGAGGGTGCGGGTCAGTTCGAGATTGGCGCGGGTGGCGGAATCGATCGCCAGTGTGGTGCCGGCGGCTTCGCGGCTCGGCGGCGACAGTGGCGGACGTTTGCCGACTTGTGTGCGGTCGATATAGGTCAGCGTGGCCGCGGCCGCGGTGGCCTCCAGCCGCGACATCGCGCCGAAGCCGTCCATGGTGGCGACCGCGAAATAATCGCACAGGCGCCGCTCGGCGGTGGCGCTGTCGAACACGTCGCGGGTCAGCGGCGTCACCGCCGGCAGCGCGCGCAGCAGCGGGCCGAGTTCTGCATCGCTGTAGAGCGCGTCGGTGACGATCACCTCGTTGGGGTTGATCCGCGCCAGTGTGGCGCTGAGTTCAGCCAGACTGCATTCGGTGACAATGAATTCCGCGGTCGAGATGTCGATCCAGGACAGGCCGATGCGGTCGCCGCCCGGCGCCGAGGAACGAGCACGCGCGATTGCCAGCAGATAATTGTTGGCGCGGGCGTCGAGCAGATTGTCTTCGGTCAGGGTGCCGGGAGTGACCAGCCGCACCACGTCGCGGCGCACCACGCTCTTGTTGCCGCGTTTGCGCGCGGCGGCGGGATCTTCCATCTGCTCGCAGACCGCGACCCGATGGCCCTTTTCGATCAGGCGGTGCAGATAGTCGTCGGACCGCTCCACCGGCACGCCGCACATCGGGATGTCCTGCCCCAGATGCTTGCCGCGCTTGGTCAGCATGATGCCGAGGGATTGCGACGCGATCTCGGCGTCATCGAAGAACAGCTCGTAGAAATCCCCCATGCGATAGAACAGGAGCAGGCCGGGATGGGCGGCCTTGATCTCGAGATATTGTTCCATCATCGGCGTCAGGCGCCCGACGGGTTCGGGCGGCTGTTCGGCGTTGAGCTGTGCGGGGTCGGCGGATTGGATTGTCATGGCGGCGCAAACTAGCAAAGTTTGCCGGCGTGATCCCGCTATTCGCCGGAATTATCGGGGTTTTCCCCGCTTCTTGGTTCAGGCGGTGAAACCCGCAGCCAGTGCAGAGGCGGCAATTTGACTATGCGCAGCAAGCATTTGATTTCCTTCGCGCCACTTTCTAAAACTCGGCCAACCAAGGGCCTTGCCGCAACGGCGGGCCGGGCGAACGATTTGTCAGGGAGCTTTCGACATGCGTGACGTTTTTGTGTGTGATGCCGTGCGCACGCCGATCGGCCGGTTCGGCGGATCGCTGGCCAAGGTGCGGGCGGACGACCTCGGCGCCACCCCGATCAAGGCGCTGATGGCGAAGCACCCCAACCTCGACTGGTCGCAGGTCGATGAAGTGTATTTCGGCTGCGCCAACCAGGCCGGCGAAGACAACCGCAATGTCGCGCGCATGGCGCTGCTGCTCGCGGGTCTTCCCGAAACGGTTCCCGGTCAGACCCTCAACCGCCTCTGCGCTTCGGGTCTGGACGCGGTCGGCGCCGCGGGCCGCGCCATCCGTGCCGGCGAGATCGAGTTCGCCGTTGCCGGCGGCGTTGAATCCATGACCCGCGCCCCGTTCGTGATGGGCAAGGCCACCGAGGCATTCCAGCGATCGGCGGAAACCTACGACACCACCATCGGCTGGCGTTTCATCAATCCGCTGATGAAGCAGCAATACGGTGTCGATTCGATGCCGGAGACCGGCGAGAACGTGGCCGAAGAATTCCAGGTGTCGCGCGCGGACCAGGATGCGTTCGCGATCCGCTCCCAGCAGCGCGCCGGTGCCGCCATCGCGGCGGGCTATTTCGCCGAGGAAATCACCCCGGTCACGATCCCCGGCGGCAAGGCCGGCCCGACCATCGTCGACAAGGACGAGCATCCGCGCCCGGAAACCACCCTCGAAGGCTTGTCCAAGCTGAAGACGCCGTTCCGCAATCCCGGCACGGTGACGGCGGGCAATGCGTCGGGCGTCAATGACGGCGCGGCTGCGATGATCCTGGCGTCGGAAGCCGCGGTGAAGAAACACGGCCTGACGCCGCGCGCCCGCATTCTCGGTCTCGCCTCCGGCGCCGTGCCGCCGCGCATCATGGGCATCGGCCCGGTGCCGGCCACCCGCAAGCTGATGGAGCGTCTCGGGCTGAAGATCAGCGATTTCGACCTGATCGAGCTCAATGAAGCGTTTGCGTCGCAGGGAATCGCGGTGCTGCGCCAGCTCGGCGTCAAGGAAGACGCTGATTTCATCAATCCGCACGGCGGCGCCATTGCGCTGGGTCATCCGCTCGGCATGAGCGGTGCGCGCCTGGTGCTGACCGCCGTCCACGGCCTGGAAAAGCGCGGCGGCAAATATGCGCTGGCCACCATGTGCGTCGGCGTCGGCCAGGGCGTGTCGGTAGCGATCGAAAAACTGAACTGAGCGAAACAACACAGAGCGGGATGCGGCAGATCGATGCCGCATCCGGAGGATGAACCAGATGACATTCGTCTATCCGCGCGCCAGCATCGAAGAGTCCTTCGGTCCGCGCCTCTATCCAGGTTACAAGAGCACGATCAAGCGCGCGCCGCAGAAGCCACTGATCATCGCGCCGCATACACTGTCGGAACTGACTGGGCCGGTGTACGGCCATGAAACCGTCAGGGAGCACGACAGCGATCTCACGGTGCAGCACACCGGCGAGCCGATCGGCGAACGCATCATCGTGCACGGCCATGTGCAAGACGAGGATGGCCGCGGCGTTGCCAACACGCTGGTGGAGCTGTGGCAGGCCAATGCCTGCGGCCGCTACATCCATATGGTCGACCAGCATCCGGCGCCGCTCGATCCGAACTTCACCGGGGCGGGCCGCGCCGTCAGCGACGAGAAGGGGTACTACCGTTTCGTCACCATCAAGCCCGGCGCCTATCCGTGGGGCAATCACCACAACGCCTGGCGTCCCGCGCACATCCATTTCTCGGTGTTCGGCCACTCGTTCCTGTCACGTGTGGTGACCCAGATGTATTTCCCGAACGATCCGCTGTTCCCGTTCGATCCGATCTTCAATTCGATCACCGACGAGAAGGCGCGGCTGCGCATGGTGTCGAGCTTCGATCTCGACGCCACCAAGCCCGACTGGGCGCTGGCCTATCGTTTTGACATCGTAGTGCGCGGCCGCAACGCCACGCCGCAGGAGACCCACTGATGAGCGGCCTCACCCCTTCGCAGACCGTCGGTCCCTATTTCAAATACGGCCTGACGCCGGGCAGCGAGTACGCCTGGAACGATGCCTTCAGCAACGACCTAGTGACGCCGGATGTCAGCGGCGAACGCATCCGCATCGAAGGCACAGTGTTCGACGGCGACGGCAAGATCATTCCGGATTCGATGCTGGAAATCTGGCAGGCCGATGGTCAGGGCCGCTTCAACGACCCGCAGGACAAACGTTCGCTGCCGAATGCCGCGTTCCGCGGTTTCGGCCGCTGCGGCACCACCAATCAGGGCACCTATACGTTCCAGACCATCAAGCCGGGCGTCGTGCCGGGCCCGAGCGACAAGCCGCAGGCGCCGCACATCCTGCTCGCGGTCTATGCCCGCGGCATGACCCGGCAGGCGCAGACCCGGATCTATTTCGACGACGAGGCCGCAGCCAACGCCGCCGATCCGATCCTGGCGCTGGTCCCGGCCGATCGCCGCGACACGCTGATTGCGAAGCGCGATGCGGCGGCCGGCGGCATCGTCTATCGCCTCGACATCCATCTGCAGGGCGACAACGAAACCGTGTTCTTCGACGTGTGAGACCCTGGGTTCGATTTCGGGTCGGATGGGTCGCTGAAGACTTCGGCGGCCCTTTAATTTTAAATTCGACCCGCCCAGAAATCGCGGGGCTTGAATTGCGTAGACGGGGGCCTACGTTTGGCATATGCTTTGGCATATGCCAATGGAGCGGACAGTGTTTCCCGAGCGCCACGTTAAGCTTTTCAAGAATGGCCGAAATCAAGCGGTAAGGATTCCGCGTGAGTTCGAGCTTCCTGGCGAAGATGCGATCATGCGCAGGGAAGGCGATCGGCTGATCATTGAGCCTGCCTCGCCGAAGTCGCTTCTGGCGTTACTGGCAACTCTTGCGCCCCTCGATGAGGATTTCCCTCAGATCTCTGATCTGGCGCCGGATCCCATCGAGCTCTGATGCGCTATTTGCTCGACACCAACATCGTTTCTGACCTCATCCGCAACCCTCAGGGTCGCGTCACTGCGCACATCCACGAGGTCGGTGAAGCACAAGTCTGCACCAGCATCATCGTTGCAGCAGAGCTGCGGTATGGGGCCGCGAAGAAGGGATCTCCGCGGCTCTCGGCTCAGGTTGAAGCGGTGCTTGGCAGTCTCGACGTTCTCGCCTTCGAGGCGCCTGCCGATGCAGCCTACGGCCTGATCCGCACCGGGCTCGAACGGGCAGGTAAGCCGATTGGCGGCAATGATCTGCTCATCGCCGCTCAAGCCATCGCGCTCGGCCTTACCATTGTGACTGATAATGACGCGGAGTTTGCTCGTGTTGACGGGCTTCACCGCGAGAATTGGCTTCGATAAGGAGCCGGTCGCGCGCCGCGCGGTAGTTGAATCGGTCACCGCCAGCCAACTCCACAGCCAAGAAAATAGGGCGTCACCGTTGCGGGTGACGCCCCAATCTTTTTTGCGAGCATCTTGTCGTCAGAGGCCGATGGGCTCGCTCCAGCCGGCTCCCAATCCCTAATCCATCACCGCCGCATGGTCGCTCGGCCCCTGCGCCTGCTTGCGCAGTGCCGCCTTGGTCGAGCCGATCATCAAAGCTAGCGGGATCGAGCACAGCGTCACCACCATCACCAATTGGTAGTCGCGCGAAAACGCGATGATTTGTGCTTGCAGCTGCAGCATCGTGTCCATCAGCGCGCGGCCCGCGTCGGTGTTCATGTTGATCATCCGAGTCACGTCTGGCATCTGCATGGCGTTGTTGAACGGGGTGACGTGTTCATTGAGGATGGCATAGGTGCGACGGCTGCCTTGGGTGAGTTCCGCGATCACCACCGAGATGCCGATCGAGCTCGCCACATTGCGCAGCAAAGTCAGCATCGAGGTGCCGTCGGTGCGCAGATGGTTGGGCAGGGTCAGGAAGGCCACCGTGCTCAGCGGCACGAACACCAGGCCAAGGCCAAAGCCCTGGGCGATGCTCCAGGTCACGATGCTGGGAACGCCGGTCTGGTCGGTCCAGCCGGTCATGAAAAACAGTGACAGCGCCATCAGCGACAGGCCTGAGATGATCAGCGTACGCGCCTCGATGTATTTCATCACCCGGCCGACCAGCATCATCGCCACGAAGGTGCCGCAGCCGCGGGTGGCCAGCAAAAGCCCGGCGGTGATGATCGGATAGCCGATCACATTCTGCAGATAGGGCGACGACAGCGCCATGGTGGAGAACAGCACCAGGCCCATGACGGTCATGAACACGCAGCCGCCGATGAAGTTGCGATCCTTGAAAATGGCGAACTGGATGAACGGCTTTGGCGTGGTCAGCGAGTGGGCGAAGAAATAATAGAAACCGGCGATCGAGATGATGGTCTCGATGATGATTTCCTTGGACTCGAACCAGGCCAGCTGCTCGCCGCGATCGAGTGCGATCTGCATGGCGCCGATGCCGACCGCCAGCGCGCCGAAGCCGAACCAGTCGAATTTGAGCCCGGTATCGGTCTTGGTTTCGTCCATGAACGCCATCAGCCCCAGCACGGTGAGGATGCCGAACGGTAGATTGACAAAAAACACCCAGTGCCAGGTGTAGGTTTCGGTCAGCCAGGCGCCGAGCGAGGGGCCCATGATCGGACCCATCATCACGCCCATGCCCCAGATCGACATCGCCTTGGCGCGTTCCTGCAGGGTGTAGGAATCGAGCATCACCGCCTGCGAGAGCGGTACCAGGGCCGCGCCGAACACACCCTGCAGCAGCCGGAACAGCACCATCTGGGTGATGTCCTGGGCAAGGCCGCACATCACTGACGCCACGGTGAAACCGCCCGCGCAGAGGATGAAGATGCGTTTGCGGCCAAAGCGGTTGGCGATCCAGCCGACCGGCGCAGTCATGATGGCGGCGGCGACGATATAGGAGGTCAGCACCCAGTTGATCTGGTCCTGCGATGCTGACAGCGTGCCCTGCATGTAAGGCAGCGCCACGTTGGCGATCGTGGTGTCGAGCGCCTGCATGATGGTCGCCGTCATGGC is drawn from Bradyrhizobium prioriisuperbiae and contains these coding sequences:
- the pcaG gene encoding protocatechuate 3,4-dioxygenase subunit alpha, which translates into the protein MSGLTPSQTVGPYFKYGLTPGSEYAWNDAFSNDLVTPDVSGERIRIEGTVFDGDGKIIPDSMLEIWQADGQGRFNDPQDKRSLPNAAFRGFGRCGTTNQGTYTFQTIKPGVVPGPSDKPQAPHILLAVYARGMTRQAQTRIYFDDEAAANAADPILALVPADRRDTLIAKRDAAAGGIVYRLDIHLQGDNETVFFDV
- the pcaH gene encoding protocatechuate 3,4-dioxygenase subunit beta, with product MTFVYPRASIEESFGPRLYPGYKSTIKRAPQKPLIIAPHTLSELTGPVYGHETVREHDSDLTVQHTGEPIGERIIVHGHVQDEDGRGVANTLVELWQANACGRYIHMVDQHPAPLDPNFTGAGRAVSDEKGYYRFVTIKPGAYPWGNHHNAWRPAHIHFSVFGHSFLSRVVTQMYFPNDPLFPFDPIFNSITDEKARLRMVSSFDLDATKPDWALAYRFDIVVRGRNATPQETH
- a CDS encoding type II toxin-antitoxin system VapC family toxin translates to MRYLLDTNIVSDLIRNPQGRVTAHIHEVGEAQVCTSIIVAAELRYGAAKKGSPRLSAQVEAVLGSLDVLAFEAPADAAYGLIRTGLERAGKPIGGNDLLIAAQAIALGLTIVTDNDAEFARVDGLHRENWLR
- a CDS encoding antitoxin, which encodes MERTVFPERHVKLFKNGRNQAVRIPREFELPGEDAIMRREGDRLIIEPASPKSLLALLATLAPLDEDFPQISDLAPDPIEL
- the mutS gene encoding DNA mismatch repair protein MutS; the protein is MTIQSADPAQLNAEQPPEPVGRLTPMMEQYLEIKAAHPGLLLFYRMGDFYELFFDDAEIASQSLGIMLTKRGKHLGQDIPMCGVPVERSDDYLHRLIEKGHRVAVCEQMEDPAAARKRGNKSVVRRDVVRLVTPGTLTEDNLLDARANNYLLAIARARSSAPGGDRIGLSWIDISTAEFIVTECSLAELSATLARINPNEVIVTDALYSDAELGPLLRALPAVTPLTRDVFDSATAERRLCDYFAVATMDGFGAMSRLEATAAAATLTYIDRTQVGKRPPLSPPSREAAGTTLAIDSATRANLELTRTLAGERRGSLLDAIDATVTAAGSRLLAQRLAAPLTDVVAITRRLDAVSAFVADGAARDDIRTTLKAAPDMSRGLARLSVGRGGPRDLAGLRDGISAADQALAIFSRLSNPPPEIASAIEALQRPSRDLAQELANALDEQLPLMKRDGGFVRPGYDTALDETRALRDESRQVVATMQARYAEETGVKALKIRHNNVLGYFVEVTAQHGDRLMAPPLNARFIHRQTLAGQVRFTTTELGEVEAKIANAGERALGLELEIFDRLSAQVIAAGDDLRAAAHAFALLDVATALAKLAIDQDYARPEVDTSLAFAIEGGRHPVVEQALKRDGQPFIANASNLSPTPGQATGQIWLITGPNMAGKSTFLRQNALIALLAQIGSFVPAKRARIGVVDRLFSRVGAADDLARGRSTFMVEMVETAAILNQAGERALVILDEIGRGTATFDGLSIAWATIEHLHETNRCRALFATHYHELTALSARLPRLFNATVRVKEWQGDVVFLHEVLPGAADRSYGIQVAKLAGLPPPVIARAKTVLAKLEAQDRTSTTRALADDLPLFATPSRAAAEPAPKGPGDLLIEAVNALHPDEMSPRDALDALYALKKQAEAK
- the pcaF gene encoding 3-oxoadipyl-CoA thiolase codes for the protein MRDVFVCDAVRTPIGRFGGSLAKVRADDLGATPIKALMAKHPNLDWSQVDEVYFGCANQAGEDNRNVARMALLLAGLPETVPGQTLNRLCASGLDAVGAAGRAIRAGEIEFAVAGGVESMTRAPFVMGKATEAFQRSAETYDTTIGWRFINPLMKQQYGVDSMPETGENVAEEFQVSRADQDAFAIRSQQRAGAAIAAGYFAEEITPVTIPGGKAGPTIVDKDEHPRPETTLEGLSKLKTPFRNPGTVTAGNASGVNDGAAAMILASEAAVKKHGLTPRARILGLASGAVPPRIMGIGPVPATRKLMERLGLKISDFDLIELNEAFASQGIAVLRQLGVKEDADFINPHGGAIALGHPLGMSGARLVLTAVHGLEKRGGKYALATMCVGVGQGVSVAIEKLN
- a CDS encoding MDR family MFS transporter; the protein is MVTICAMTATIMQALDTTIANVALPYMQGTLSASQDQINWVLTSYIVAAAIMTAPVGWIANRFGRKRIFILCAGGFTVASVMCGLAQDITQMVLFRLLQGVFGAALVPLSQAVMLDSYTLQERAKAMSIWGMGVMMGPIMGPSLGAWLTETYTWHWVFFVNLPFGILTVLGLMAFMDETKTDTGLKFDWFGFGALAVGIGAMQIALDRGEQLAWFESKEIIIETIISIAGFYYFFAHSLTTPKPFIQFAIFKDRNFIGGCVFMTVMGLVLFSTMALSSPYLQNVIGYPIITAGLLLATRGCGTFVAMMLVGRVMKYIEARTLIISGLSLMALSLFFMTGWTDQTGVPSIVTWSIAQGFGLGLVFVPLSTVAFLTLPNHLRTDGTSMLTLLRNVASSIGISVVIAELTQGSRRTYAILNEHVTPFNNAMQMPDVTRMINMNTDAGRALMDTMLQLQAQIIAFSRDYQLVMVVTLCSIPLALMIGSTKAALRKQAQGPSDHAAVMD
- a CDS encoding DUF3088 domain-containing protein yields the protein MVRDRLFLLRPDFVDPAYPGQRFYCWHCALLEGVLASFPALLSKIDVQRIAWPKPRQSVIDVVGEHNQSVPLLVLAADAPDELATGRYQGQRFVDDKDAILAVLSQRHGIPHPHP